GCTTTGGTGACTGCTGCTTCAACTATTGAATCTAAACCTTCGCCGAAGGTTTCTTTAATTACGCCGATTCTGAGAGTACTTTTAGGTCTAAAGTTTGGCTTCAGTAATTGGGCGTAATCTGGGATATCAACATTGAGACTGGTAGAGTCTTTGGGATCGTAACCTGCGATCGCACCTAGTAAAATGGCAGTGTCTTCTACACTGCGCCCAAATGGGCCAATTTGATCCAAAGAAGAAGCATAAGCAACTAACCCAAAACGGGAAACCAACCCATAAGTCGGTTTCAACCCCACCACCCCACAAAAAGACGCGGGTTGACGGATAGAACCCCCTGTATCCGAACCCAGGGAAACTACACACTCTTCTGCTGCTACTGCTGCTGCTGAACCTCCAGAGGAACCCCCAGGAACGCGCTCTAAATCCCAAGGGTTAGCTGTAACTTGATAAGCCGAGTTCTCAGTGGAACTTCCCATTGCGAACTCATCAAGATTGGTTTTGCCTAAGATTACTGCACCTGCATCTATGAGTTTTTGCGATACCGTTGACTCATAAGGTGGAACAAAATTTTCTAAAATTTTGGAGCCACAAGTGGTGGTAATTCCCTTAGTACACATATTGTCTTTAACAGCAATAGGTATACCAGCTAATAAATTAATTTCTTCACCAGCAGCAATTTTGGCATCCACTTGGCGAGCCTGTTCTAGAGCAATTTCTGGCGTAACACACAAAAAACTGTGTAATTTCGGCTCTAGTGCTTGAATGCGATCAAGGGCTTCTTGGGTAATTTCTACAGATGAACGCTCTTTAGTGATGAGTTGTTCGTGCAACTCGCGGATGGATGCCATGCAGTAACCTCTTTTACAATTAACAATTAACAATTATCAATGATCAATTACCATACAACTGACGTTGGGAGGTAAGCATTCAGCTATCAGCCGTCAGCCGTCAGCTTATGATAGTAATGCTTGGTTTATAGCTGATGACTCCTCCAGATGCGACAACACGCTCATTGTGAAGGCGAGACTAGCAGCCAAGAGTTCTCTTCACACCTGACGGCTGACGGCTCAATACTGACATTGCAAACTTAAAATAATGAAGTATTTCCTTATTTACTCTCACTAGAGACGCAGGGCAAGAAAGTTAGAAATTGATAATTGTTAATTGTTCATTGGTAATTGTATCTATGTTTGTAATTAAATTTGGGGCGATCGCGTGGATATTAATCATTGCTAAAAAGGCATTACAACTAGCAGCTACATCGATTTTATGTGTGGTCATGCTTTGTTACTCGCTTCCTGCTCAAGCAGCTAGTAAAATTAATCCAAAATTGGAAGAACAAGTTTTACAAATTATCCGCCAACATCCAGAAGTAGTTATTGAGTCTGTACAAGCATATCAACAGCAACAACAACAGCAAGTACAGCAGGCGCAACAGGCATTTGTCCAAGATTTTAAAACGCATCCCCAAAAAATTATTGGTCAATCTCCAACAACTGGGGCAAATGAGCAAAAAATTGTGCTAATTGAGTTTTCAGATTTTCAATGCCCTTATTGTGCCGAAGCTCATAAAACGCTAAAGCAGTTTATGGCAAAACATCAAGATGAAGTTAAATTAGTTTACAAACATTTCCCTTTAACTGCCGTTCATGCTGAATCATTAGTTGCTGCTCAAGCTGCTTGGGCAGCTAATCAACAAGGGAAGTTTTGGCAGTATGAAGACGAACTTTTTAGCAATCAAGATAAATTAGGTGAGGAATTTTATCTAGCTACTGCCCAAAAGTTGGATTTAGATTTAGAGAAGTTTAATAGCGATCGCAACGCGGCTTTATTATCCATTCAGCAAGATATGCGCTTAGGAGAGCAATTAGGGCTTACTGGCACTCCCTTCTTCCTAATGTTTCCTACAGGTAATTCTGAAGCTGATGGCAAAGTATTCTCTGGTGCTGTCCAGCTATCCGATCTAGAGAAAATATTTGCTGCGGTTAATTAAATACAACAATGCACGCAACTGGCGAGTGCGATCGCGCTTATTAGCATCAGCCAAAAACCATGACTTCTACCAACTGCTAAATATCCATAAATCTTAAAACGCGCTTCGGGTTTCGCCCAAGCCGAGCGCCGGATCTTGCTGATGTCCCGCCACCTTCATCGCACGCTGGTAGCGAGGGCGATCGCTAATTCTCGCCAGCCACGCCTTAATATTTGGACGGTTGTCAAGACCGACATTGTAAAATCCCTTCATCGTTCCGAATGGGAAGTGCATTATGATATCGGCGGCTGTGAACTCAGTCCCAGCGAAGTAGGTAGCCCTCGACAGGTGATCTTCAACTAGGAGCAAGTGGCGCTCAAGGCGTTCTTTTAGGGCGGACAGTACCGGAGAATTGCTGCCTGGTTTCGCAGCCATGCCCGCGATCCAGTTGAGACTGATCTGTGTCATTAAGCTGCCGTTAGCGTAGTGGAGCCAGTATAAGTAGTCAGGATACTGCGATGAGGTGACGGGAACAGTAAGCCGCCCATTCCCATAGCGGGCTAGTACGTACTCAATGATCGCGCCTGACTCTGCCAGCACGATCTCACCATCACAAAGCACTGGCGCACTGCCAAGCGGATGAACAGAGCGCAGTTCATCTGGAGCGAACTGTGTGACAGGATCACGTTGGTATACACGCATTTCATACGGCAACTCTAGTTCCTCTAGTAGCCAAATGATCCGCTCGGACTGGGAAAAGTTGAGATGGTGGACTGTGAGCATATCCCCGAAAATGGCTTGCCTTGCGTGAACTTTGGTTTGAGTATAGCAACGCCAACGGCGCTAACACTTCAACCCTGGGATGATTGCTAATAGGAGTGCGATCGCATCGCTAAAACCAGAAAATTGATTAAAAGGTTGTGGAAGAAGCAAACAAAAAGCTAACTGCTAATAGCTAACTGCTATAAATTGATAATTGTTAATTGTTAATTGTTAATTGATAGCTGTAAATCTTAACGTAAACATTCAGGGAAAAGGCTTTCCCATCCTCTGCTTGCATGGGCATCCTGGTTCAGGTAGCAGTATGTCTGTGTTTACGAATCACCTTTCCCAGAGGTTCCGAACTATTGCGCCTGATTTGCGGGGATACGGTAGCAGCCGTACTCAGCAAGATTTTTCTATGACTGACCATTTAGTAGATTTGGAAGCACTTTTAGACCGCCTTCAAATTGAAAAATGCTTAGTCTTGGGATGGTCGTTGGGAGGAATTATGGCGATGGAATTAGCCCTGAAATTTCCACAACGAGTTACAGGTTTAATTTTAATTGCCACTGCTGCCCGTCCGAGAGGCAATCATCCACCGATTAGCTGGCAGGATAATTTTTATACAGGGTTAGCTTCAATTGTCAATCGGATTACCCCAGGTTGGCAGTGGAATATTGATAACTTAGGGAAGCGATCGCTCTACCGCTACCTCATTCAACAACACACCCCCCAGGCTTATCAATATCTCGCTCTAGAGGCAATGTCAGCTTATCTACAAACCTCTACTGCTGCCACCAAAGCACTTAATCAGGCACTCCAAGCTGGCTACAATCGACTAGCAGATATTCAGCAAATTGAATGTCCCTGCCTGGTTCTAGCTGGCGCAAATGACCGCCATATCACTCCTGAGTCCAGCTTAGAAACATCTCAAAACCTTAAAGATAGTCAGTGGCAATGCTATCCCAATACCGCTCACTTGTTTCCTTGGGAAATTCCTGAGCAAGTAATTAGAGACATTGACCACTGGCTAGACGACCACCCGGAACTAATGTTATAGCAGTCAGCTATCAGCCATCAGCTTAGGCTACACCACGGCGCATAGCGCCTACAGCTTTTTTCAGGTTGAATAGATATCTACACAAAATCAAAGGTGCTAACCCTTGAACCTATGTAGAGAAGCGCCATGTCGCGTCTCTACATTCTTATTCGCGTCTCTACATTATTAAGAAATTTGACCGCTAAGATATGGCTGTTTCTCGCGGTCAAAACGCTCCCCCAAATCGTCTGCAATAGTGAGATTCTCAGGTTTACACCGCTTAATGTTCACGCTAATACCCTGCGCTCCTTCATTTTGTAGATCTTCAAGATACCCACTCTTAGCCGCAGTAGCTTCCTTAGCACTTAAGAAAGGGCCAAAATAGTAGGTACAGCGAGGGTGCTGGGTAACAATCTCAATCCACCAAGCCAATCCAAAGACTTGGAAAATGTTAATCAAGTTTTCTTTCATTTTCATATTGGTTTTAGGGGATGCAACGTGGTATTAAACTGCATAGATCTTTACAATTTTTTATACTCCGTCACGTTGATTTTTTAAAGTATTTTTTGGGAGAGAATGTATTTGTAGCCGATTTGACCAACGCTGGCGATAAACTTCGTACAAGGACATTGCTGCTGCTACTGAGGCATTTAGGCTAGGGGTTTTTCCTTGCAAGGGAATGGAAACTAGGAAGTCACAAGCTTTTTGTGTTAGCAAACCCAATCCTTCACCTTCAGAACCAATTACTAATACTACTGGCCCTGTGAATTCAACTGTGTGTAGTAGTTTACCGGAATTAGCAACAGTGCCATAAATCCAAAATCCTGCTGCTTTTAATTCTTCCAAGGCACGGCTGAGATTGACAACTCTAGCTACTGGAAAAGTTTCTAAAGCGCCAGCACCGACTTTCATCACGGTGGAAGTTACACCAGCCGCGCGGCGTTGAGGAATTACTAATCCTTGAGCGCCTACAGCTTCGGCTGTCCGAATAATTGCCCCTAAGTTATGGGGATCACTAATGCTATCTGCTACCAAGATGACAGGTTGCTCGCTAACAGCTTTAGCTTGCTCAATTAAATCGGTTAACTCTATGTAATCATATGGTGAAACTTGGGCTGCTATCCCTTGATGATTGCCTCCGTTGGTAATTTGGCTCAAACGCCGAGCCTCTACTTCATCAATCACAGTTCCATTAGCTTTAGCTTGCAATATTAATGAATGGAACTGGGGATCGTAACGTAACTTAGTCAGCAGCCAAATTCTGTTGATCTGTCGCTGATTTTCTAATGCAGCTAAGACGGGATGACGACCATAAATCATGTCGTTATCTTGTTCTAATAACGTACCCGCAGGTTCAACAACATCTGAACCAGAACCTACAGGATTCTCAATTTTACGCTTGATATAATCACGTTTATTGCTGCGTTCATTTTCATCCCTAGAGTATGCTGGGACAGATTTAGCACTGTCACGGCGACCAAAGGGCGGCTTGCCTGGTTTGTCAAAAGTACGTTTTTTCCTGTATTCAGTATCGTTATCGTTTTTATAGCTAGACACAGGTTTAGTGCGATCGCCACGACCACGAACTGGCTTGACATCAGGAGAGAATCTAGTGTCATCTTGATAGTTAGACACAGGTTTTGGGCGATCGCCACGTCCGCGAACTGGTTTAACTTCAGGAGAGAAGCGGGTTTCTTCTTGATATCTAGACACAGGTTTAGTGCGATCGCCACGACCACGAACTGGCTTGACATCAGGAGAGAAGCGGGTTTCTTCTTGATATCTAGACGCAGGTTTTGGGCGATCGCCACGACCACGGACTGGCTTGACATCAGGAGAGAAGCGGGTTTCTTCTTGATATCTAGACGCAGGTTTTGGGCGATCGCCGCGACCACGAACTGGCTTGACATCAGCAGAGAACTGAGAGTCGTCTTGATATCTAGACGCAGGTTTAGCACGTTCACTGCGAATGCGAACAGGCTTACCTTTACTGGGTTTACCCACAGGAGGCAACCGACGGTCTTTATTACTCATGTTTTAATACTTGCTGTTGCTGGGTTGGAATCTAGTTGTAACAGTGCTAATAGCTCAGTTAAACGCTGGGTATCAGTTAGGTAAAGATAACCGATTAACGCCTCAAAACTGGTAGCTTGTTGATAAATTTTGGGATCAAGTCGTTTAGGACATCCACTGGCAGCGTTACGACCACGGCGGATAATTTCTAATTCTTTTGTAGTAAGGTGATGTTCAAGCGATCGCAAATGATCTGCCTGAGTTTCGGCTCGCACTTGAGAGACTACTTGATGATGATAGCTTTGCGATCGCTTGGGTGGCAGTAAAAAACAGGCGCGGATATACAATTCGTAAACAGCATCTCCCAGATATGCTAGCGCTGTTGGTGAAAGTTGCTGTATTTGGGACGATGAATCGCTGGTTGCACTTAGCTGATTAAAACGCAATTCCGCCCAAAAGAGCGCTGATTTGGTTGCTGGGTCATTTGAACACCCGCCCTCCTGTAAATTCAACCCTTTTGTCCTACCTTAATATCTAAAATTTTAGCGTTGCCTGCTTGAAGTAGCAGTATCTAGCAGAATAAACAAGCTATCCAGTTACAACCGGATAGCTTGACTATCTATAGTTGATTTTTTAAGCCTGCGCGATCTTCTCTAGAGCGGTTTCAACTGAAGGCTGCAATGAGAGAAACTGTTCTAAGCGAACCAGCTTAACCGTCTGCGTCACACGGGGATTGCTGACTATTTGCAAACTTCCCTCGACACTTTGCGCCTTTTTCACTAGCTGCACTAGAGCGCCCAAACCAGAGCTATCAACAAAATCTATCTTAGAAAGATCCAAGACAATATGCTTTGGGCCATCCTCAATATACTTGCCGACCACCTTCCGAAATGTCGGCTCAGAGAAGGCATCTAACAAGCCCGTGAGGCGGAATAACTGATAATTTTCCTTAACTTCGTGTGTACCCCTTAAGCTGACGGTCAGGGTTAGTGGTTCAGGAATAATGCCCTCCTAGCTGTATCTTTTGAACGTCAAGGCACTAGGATACTGTGGATCAAGTTCCAAATCTTATATGGTATCAACTTGTTTTGGCATGGCAAGCAAAAGCCCAATAAGCGCCAAAACCATAAACACACTATCCTGTTGCCAAAAGTGTTAGTGAAGCATTTTAGCACATAATGACCATTATTGATGTATTTAAAAGTAGGGTTTAGGAAATGAATAATTTTGTTTTTAATCTATTTCCTCAGTCCTCAATTTTGAGATTGGCGATGCGATCGCATTGTTTGGATAAACTGCCCAAATAAGTAGTCCGCATCGTGTGGCCCAGGGCTAGCTTCTGGATGGTACTGTACAGAAAAGAATGGTAAAGACTTGTGCCGTAAGCCAGCGACAGTGCGATCGTTGAGGTTAAGGTGGGTAATTTCTACATTTCCATCTAAGGAATCGGCAGTTATAGCAAAACCGTGATTTTGACTTGTAATTTCCACCTGCTGTTTCAAACCAGCAGGGTGATTTAAGCCGCGATGACCAAACTTCATCTTGAAAGTTTCAGCACCTAAAGATAAGCCGAGAATTTGGTGACCCATGCAAATACCAAAAACAGGTTTATCGCTATCTAGCAATGCTTTAGTAGTCTCTATTCCCTCTTTAACTGCGGATGGGTCGCCAGGGCCATTAGAAAGAAAAATTCCATCTGGGTTATGTTTGACGATTTCCTCTGCTGGAGTATCTGCGGGAACAACGATCACGCGGCAACCATAACTGGCAAGACGGCGCAGAATGTTGCGTTTAATCCCAAAATCAAGTGCTACAACAGTGAAAGTTTCTACCTGTTCGGTACTATTGATAGGTCTAAATTCCCAAAGAGTCTCAGTGGGATCTGACCATTCATAAACTTCTTTAGTTGTAACTTCTTGAACAAGATTTAACCCAGCCATACTGGGGGCAGACTGCACCTGCTGTAGTAATTCAGCCGGATCAAGAATTTCAGAGGAGATAGCACCATTCATTGCTCCCGCAGAGCGAAGTTTACGAGTGAGCGCCCTAGTATCAATCCCGTAAATCCCTGGTATATTGTGTTTTTTTAGATAGTCTGGTAACGATTGAGTTGAGCGCCAATTACTTGGTCGATTACAGATATTACGAGCTATAGCACCGCGCACTTGCGGTTTACTAGATTCTTCGTCTTCTGGGTTAACTCCGGTGTTGCCTAATTCAGGATAAGTAAATGTGACAATTTGACCACAATAGCTGGGGTCTGTTAACACTTCTTGATATCCGGTCATTCCGGTATTAAATACTACTTCTCCAATAGTTGTGCCAGAAGCACCAAAAGACCAACCTTTGAAGGTTGTACCATCTGCAAGCACGAGGATAGCTGGTTGGGGGGCAGAAACGGGCATAGAAACCGAAGGTAAGCTAAGTTGCGTGGCTGATATTAGCACAACTAAATTAAGCTAGTTGTGTTTATAACTGACAAATGCGATCGCATTTAAGAAAATTATCCAACACTACATCTAGAGCGAGGTCTTGTCTCTCGTGCAAATACTAACTGCTAACTGCTAATCGCTAATTGCTACAGTGAGAGTTGACACCAACAGTAAAGTTATGCTATCTAGACAACACCCTTCAGCGACTATCCTGCTACTGGCAAGCACACTAGCATTGGTCAGTGTTGCTTGTAGCGATGTCAATTCATTAGATAGTTCCAGTGAATCAGTTAAGGGTGTCTCTGACTCAACCAACAGCACTACTTCACCACGCAATCCCCCTAATTTTGTTGATCCAACAACAGTCAGCCCTTCCAATATTAACGTAGGAAATCCCTACGAATGGGCAATGCAGGCGGCTCAAAGCGCAACTATGATTAGTCAATCGGCACAGTCAATAGATGATTGGAATTTAGCTATTACTCATTGGTTAGAAGCAATTGATTTTTTGAAAACTGTGCCAACTTCTAGCCCTTATTATGGGATCGCCAACAACAAAATAGGCGAGTACCAGCGTCAACTAATCTCTGCCCAACAGCAAGTAATCCGTTTGAGCCAAAAATATAACTCGGCTGATACAGTGGCTGTATCTCCAAATCTCACAGAAAATCCCTTCAATCCTACCTCCCCTGAAAATATCACCCCATTAGAGTTAGGGCAACCCAAAAACCAATCAAAATCATCTTCTAATCTCAAAGTATTTACTGTCCCCATCAAAAGAAGAGCCTCTGGTACTCCTGTAATTGATGTTACTTTTAACGGCTTACATACTTTTGAAATGGTGATGGATACAGGCGCTAGTACAACCGTGATTACCCCAACAATGGCAGATCAAATTGGTGTCAAAGTTGAGGAAATAGTTATGGCAGATACAGCCAGCGAGAAAAGAGTAAAATTCGGTGCAGGTAGGGTAAAATCAATTGCTGTTGAGGGTGCTGTTGCTAAAAACATTAAAGTGGCGATCGCTACTTCAGGTTTAGAAGCAGGATTGTTAGGACAAGACTTTTTGAGTAGATATGATATTTTGATGAAGCGAGATGTCATTGAATTTCATCACCGTTGAAACAATTAGCGATTGGCAGCTAACTATGACCGATGACCGCTACTTAACTTCCAAAATATCTTCTTAAATAGGTTTCTAAAGATTCCATTGTGATCTGAAAAGTTGACTCTAAACGTTCAACCTGATCCCGTGTACAGAAAAATTCATTATCCAACAAAGTCCGCAGCGTACCAAGAGCATTCTGTGCATTAGGATTAAACAATCCCACCGCACTACGCACACCATCAAACACCAACAATGGTGGGTTAATTACAATTGGTTCTTTATTGAAAATACGACCAAAGATACGGGGAATATCTTGGCGCTGTAAAATATCTGATCCTCCCACAGAGAAAATTTGATTTTTTGCGGCTTCAATATTGATGGAATCTACAGCAATCTTAGCTAAGTCATCAGTACTTACAATAGAAGTACGGCTTTTAGGATCGCCAATAAGTAAATAAACTCCAGTTTGTCGAAATCTTTCAGCCAAGGGTAGCAAATTCGATGCAAAACCTGAAGGACGGAGAATAGTATAATTTAAACCACTCGCTTGCAAATATTTTTCTACTTCCCGCTTTGCCTTAAATACTGGTGCGTCTTCATAACCTCTGTCCACTCCCAATACAGAAATAAATACAAAGTGTTGTACACCAGCAGCTTTGGCTTGATCAATTAGTTCAATATTGGCGCGATAATCTAACCCCTGGGCATTACCCCCAGAACCGTGTGCGCTGATGATATACTGCACACCTTGACAGGCTTTTTGAATATCCTTGTCTTGTTGCAAATCACCAATAAAAATTTGGGAACCCCGTTGTTCTAATTCTGAATATCGGGATGTGAGGCGCACAAATGCCCGCACACTCATCTCGCGTTCCCGTAACAGTTGCACAATTCTGCGTCCTAGTCCTCCTGTTGCTCCAGTTACTAAAAACATCACAACAATTCCTTAATTTTGACTTATTTTTAACTAAATACCAGATATTGTTAATTAATCAATCCCTCCTTAGAAAGTTTTTTTGTTATTACTTTATAAAGTATAAAAATTGCCCATACAACTTATGAATTCCGGCGACCGACACCTTTATTCTATTTTGATAAACTAACAACTACTGGAGTATGATCGCTTGGTTGTGTAAGTTTTCTAGGTGCTACATCAATTGTGCAACTAATTGATTTTTCGTAGAGATCAGGTGTTAAGTAGTGATGGTCTATACGCCAACCCCTATTATGGCGAAAAGCACCTGTGCGATAATCCCACCAAGTATAGTTTCCTGTTTCTTGGTTAAATTTCCGAAACGCATCAGCAAAACCTAACTCTTTAATTGCGCTTAAAGCTTGGCGTTCTAATTCAGATGCCATAATCCTACCTTTATAGGCTGCTGGATCGTGAATATCTTTATCTTCTGGGGCAATATTAAAGTCACCACAAATACATATTCCAATACCTTCTGTCTGCGCTTCTTCACCTGCTATTTCTAATGTCTGACTTGTTATTAACATTTGCAGGTATTCGCGCAAAACTTTTAGCCACCGTAACTTGTATTCATATTTATCACTACCTACAGCCGCACCATTAGGAACGTAAAGATTAACAATACGAATACCATCAACTACACCAGTAATAACGCGCTTTTGTTCATCTAAATCACCTAC
Above is a window of Oculatellaceae cyanobacterium DNA encoding:
- a CDS encoding STAS domain-containing protein, which codes for MIPEPLTLTVSLRGTHEVKENYQLFRLTGLLDAFSEPTFRKVVGKYIEDGPKHIVLDLSKIDFVDSSGLGALVQLVKKAQSVEGSLQIVSNPRVTQTVKLVRLEQFLSLQPSVETALEKIAQA
- a CDS encoding SDR family oxidoreductase codes for the protein MFLVTGATGGLGRRIVQLLREREMSVRAFVRLTSRYSELEQRGSQIFIGDLQQDKDIQKACQGVQYIISAHGSGGNAQGLDYRANIELIDQAKAAGVQHFVFISVLGVDRGYEDAPVFKAKREVEKYLQASGLNYTILRPSGFASNLLPLAERFRQTGVYLLIGDPKSRTSIVSTDDLAKIAVDSINIEAAKNQIFSVGGSDILQRQDIPRIFGRIFNKEPIVINPPLLVFDGVRSAVGLFNPNAQNALGTLRTLLDNEFFCTRDQVERLESTFQITMESLETYLRRYFGS
- a CDS encoding ribonuclease III domain-containing protein, with product MNLQEGGCSNDPATKSALFWAELRFNQLSATSDSSSQIQQLSPTALAYLGDAVYELYIRACFLLPPKRSQSYHHQVVSQVRAETQADHLRSLEHHLTTKELEIIRRGRNAASGCPKRLDPKIYQQATSFEALIGYLYLTDTQRLTELLALLQLDSNPATASIKT
- a CDS encoding alpha/beta hydrolase, which produces MIAVNLNVNIQGKGFPILCLHGHPGSGSSMSVFTNHLSQRFRTIAPDLRGYGSSRTQQDFSMTDHLVDLEALLDRLQIEKCLVLGWSLGGIMAMELALKFPQRVTGLILIATAARPRGNHPPISWQDNFYTGLASIVNRITPGWQWNIDNLGKRSLYRYLIQQHTPQAYQYLALEAMSAYLQTSTAATKALNQALQAGYNRLADIQQIECPCLVLAGANDRHITPESSLETSQNLKDSQWQCYPNTAHLFPWEIPEQVIRDIDHWLDDHPELML
- a CDS encoding thioredoxin domain-containing protein, with the protein product MFVIKFGAIAWILIIAKKALQLAATSILCVVMLCYSLPAQAASKINPKLEEQVLQIIRQHPEVVIESVQAYQQQQQQQVQQAQQAFVQDFKTHPQKIIGQSPTTGANEQKIVLIEFSDFQCPYCAEAHKTLKQFMAKHQDEVKLVYKHFPLTAVHAESLVAAQAAWAANQQGKFWQYEDELFSNQDKLGEEFYLATAQKLDLDLEKFNSDRNAALLSIQQDMRLGEQLGLTGTPFFLMFPTGNSEADGKVFSGAVQLSDLEKIFAAVN
- the carA gene encoding glutamine-hydrolyzing carbamoyl-phosphate synthase small subunit; this translates as MLISATQLSLPSVSMPVSAPQPAILVLADGTTFKGWSFGASGTTIGEVVFNTGMTGYQEVLTDPSYCGQIVTFTYPELGNTGVNPEDEESSKPQVRGAIARNICNRPSNWRSTQSLPDYLKKHNIPGIYGIDTRALTRKLRSAGAMNGAISSEILDPAELLQQVQSAPSMAGLNLVQEVTTKEVYEWSDPTETLWEFRPINSTEQVETFTVVALDFGIKRNILRRLASYGCRVIVVPADTPAEEIVKHNPDGIFLSNGPGDPSAVKEGIETTKALLDSDKPVFGICMGHQILGLSLGAETFKMKFGHRGLNHPAGLKQQVEITSQNHGFAITADSLDGNVEITHLNLNDRTVAGLRHKSLPFFSVQYHPEASPGPHDADYLFGQFIQTMRSHRQSQN
- the rlmB gene encoding 23S rRNA (guanosine(2251)-2'-O)-methyltransferase RlmB, whose amino-acid sequence is MSNKDRRLPPVGKPSKGKPVRIRSERAKPASRYQDDSQFSADVKPVRGRGDRPKPASRYQEETRFSPDVKPVRGRGDRPKPASRYQEETRFSPDVKPVRGRGDRTKPVSRYQEETRFSPEVKPVRGRGDRPKPVSNYQDDTRFSPDVKPVRGRGDRTKPVSSYKNDNDTEYRKKRTFDKPGKPPFGRRDSAKSVPAYSRDENERSNKRDYIKRKIENPVGSGSDVVEPAGTLLEQDNDMIYGRHPVLAALENQRQINRIWLLTKLRYDPQFHSLILQAKANGTVIDEVEARRLSQITNGGNHQGIAAQVSPYDYIELTDLIEQAKAVSEQPVILVADSISDPHNLGAIIRTAEAVGAQGLVIPQRRAAGVTSTVMKVGAGALETFPVARVVNLSRALEELKAAGFWIYGTVANSGKLLHTVEFTGPVVLVIGSEGEGLGLLTQKACDFLVSIPLQGKTPSLNASVAAAMSLYEVYRQRWSNRLQIHSLPKNTLKNQRDGV
- the gatA gene encoding Asp-tRNA(Asn)/Glu-tRNA(Gln) amidotransferase subunit GatA, coding for MASIRELHEQLITKERSSVEITQEALDRIQALEPKLHSFLCVTPEIALEQARQVDAKIAAGEEINLLAGIPIAVKDNMCTKGITTTCGSKILENFVPPYESTVSQKLIDAGAVILGKTNLDEFAMGSSTENSAYQVTANPWDLERVPGGSSGGSAAAVAAEECVVSLGSDTGGSIRQPASFCGVVGLKPTYGLVSRFGLVAYASSLDQIGPFGRSVEDTAILLGAIAGYDPKDSTSLNVDIPDYAQLLKPNFRPKSTLRIGVIKETFGEGLDSIVEAAVTKALDQLQKLGAEIHIISCPRFRYGLPTYYIIAPSEASANLARYDGVKYGFRATDKDNLLSMYTNTRAQGFGAEVKRRIMLGTYALSAGYYDAYYLKAQKVRTLIKEDFDRAFEKVDILVTPTSPTTAFKAGEKTSDPLSMYLSDLMTIPVNLAGLPGLSIPCGFDEQGLPIGLQMISKALREDLLLQVAYAYEQSTEWHKKMPQLS
- a CDS encoding retropepsin-like aspartic protease is translated as MLSRQHPSATILLLASTLALVSVACSDVNSLDSSSESVKGVSDSTNSTTSPRNPPNFVDPTTVSPSNINVGNPYEWAMQAAQSATMISQSAQSIDDWNLAITHWLEAIDFLKTVPTSSPYYGIANNKIGEYQRQLISAQQQVIRLSQKYNSADTVAVSPNLTENPFNPTSPENITPLELGQPKNQSKSSSNLKVFTVPIKRRASGTPVIDVTFNGLHTFEMVMDTGASTTVITPTMADQIGVKVEEIVMADTASEKRVKFGAGRVKSIAVEGAVAKNIKVAIATSGLEAGLLGQDFLSRYDILMKRDVIEFHHR
- the xth gene encoding exodeoxyribonuclease III: MKIATWNVNSIRTRLDHVVQWLQDNPVDALCLQETKVVDEKFPRTPLEELGYHVYTSGQKSYNGVAIISRPPLTNVSTGFAPVLGENIVGDLDEQKRVITGVVDGIRIVNLYVPNGAAVGSDKYEYKLRWLKVLREYLQMLITSQTLEIAGEEAQTEGIGICICGDFNIAPEDKDIHDPAAYKGRIMASELERQALSAIKELGFADAFRKFNQETGNYTWWDYRTGAFRHNRGWRIDHHYLTPDLYEKSISCTIDVAPRKLTQPSDHTPVVVSLSK
- a CDS encoding DUF1816 domain-containing protein is translated as MKENLINIFQVFGLAWWIEIVTQHPRCTYYFGPFLSAKEATAAKSGYLEDLQNEGAQGISVNIKRCKPENLTIADDLGERFDREKQPYLSGQIS